One genomic window of Magnolia sinica isolate HGM2019 chromosome 3, MsV1, whole genome shotgun sequence includes the following:
- the LOC131239038 gene encoding MDIS1-interacting receptor like kinase 2-like: MNLTGPIPPTLGNLRNLTHLYLFSNQISGSIPAQLGNLKNLDGLALYNNILTGQIPPALGNLRNLTLLYLYSNQISGSIPLEVGNLMNLNILDLADNLLTGSIPSTFGNLTKLERFIALNNHLNGKIPKSFRNCSRLTRVRLEGNHLIANVSKAFGVYPHLDFMDVSNNRLFGELSPNWGECRNLMMLQFYGNMITGRIPREIGRLARLQVLGLSSNRLVGEIPKELGRLTSLFNLNLSDNQLSNRVPQEIGRLSNLESLDLSMNNLAGPIPPQLGNCFKLRYLKLSENYFNGSIPFQIGNLIHLQGALDLSHNSLNGEISSQIGNLHMLEMLNLSHNMFSGSIPKSFEGLLSLQSVDFSYNDLEGPIPNSKAFQKALGKAFIKNKGLCGEVQGLRPCNAPSTSHGDARKGHQVVIFIVLPLLAALFLLYIVVGVSSIYYQRRRNKEKEVLERSNRNPFSIWNYDGIDAFEQIVEATESFDDKYCIGIGGYGKVYKANLPSGQVVAVKKLHPFEGGDQSNQRSFRNEIRALTEIRHRNIVKLYGFCSHAQFSFLVYEYMERGSLASILSNDRGATELDWTLRVNIIKGVAHALSYMHRDCTQPIVHRDLSSKNVLLNSEFEACVSDFGTARLLIPDSSNWTTLAGTYGYIAPELAFTMRVTEKCDVYSFGVVALEVMMGRHPGELISLSSPSGHDTLLKDLLDQRLSDPTTEIVQEVLFVVSMALSCIRPDPNSRPTMHYVAQEISIGRPSSLGPFHGLTLRQLMDLKV, from the exons ATGAATCTGACAGGTCCAATTCCTCCcactttaggtaatttgagaaaccttacacaTTTGTACCTGTtcagcaatcaaatttctggttcaattcctgcacaattagggaatctcaagaatttggaTGGGTTGGCATTGTACAATAACATTCTGACAGGTCaaatccctcctgctttaggtaatttgagaaaccttacacttttgtacctctacagcaatcaaatttctggttcaattccactGGAAgttgggaatttaatgaatctAAACATTCTTGACCTGGCAGACaaccttctaacaggttctattCCTTCCACTTTTGGAAACTTGACCAAGCTTGAACGCTTCATTGCATTAAACAACCATTTAAATGGCAAGATCCCAAAAAGCTTCAGAAATTGCTCTAGGTTAACTAGAGTTAGACTTGAAGGAAATCATCTCATTGCAAATGTATCAAAAGCCTTTGGTGTATACCCACATCTCGATTTCATGGACGTCAGCAACAACAGGTTGTTTGGTGAACTCTCACCGAACTGGGGAGAATGCAGAAACTTGATGATGCTACAATTCTACGGGAACATGATCACTGGTAGAATTCCTCGCGAGATTGGGCGGTTGGCGCGGCTACAAGTGCTTGGTCTTTCTTCAAATCGTCTGGTAGGAGAGATTCCAAAGGAATTGGGGAGGTTGACTTCATTGTTCAACTTGAATTTAAGTGATAACCAGCTTTCGAATAGGGTTCCTCAAGAAATTGGGAGACTGTCCAATTTGGAGAGTCTGGACCTATCAATGAACAACCTAGCTGGTCCAATACCACCTCAGTTGGGGAACTGCTTCAAACTACGATATCTGAAATTGAGTGAAAATTATTTCAATGGAAGCATTCCATTTCAGATAGGCAACCTGATACACCTACAGGGTGCATTAGACCTTAGTCATAATTCACTCAATGGAGAGATATCATCACAAATTGGGAACTTGCATATGCTGGAAATGTTAAACCTCTCCCACAACATGTTTTCTGGCTCAATTCCAAAATCTTTTGAAGGGTTGCTCAGCTTACAATCCGTAGATTTTTCATACAATGATTTGGAAGGCCCTATTCCCAACAGCAAAGCTTTTCAGAAGGCTCTTGGAAAGGCATTCATAAAAAACAAAGGCTTATGTGGTGAAGTGCAAGGTTTGAGACCCTGCAATGCTCCTTCAACAAGCCATGGTGATGCAAGAAAAGGTCATCAAGTTGTAATCTTCATTGTTCTTCCTCTCTTGGCGGCCTTGTTTCTTTTATATATAGTCGTCGGCGTTTCTTCCATTTATTACCAAAGacgaagaaataaagagaaagaggTTCTCGAAAGGAGCAACAGAaatccattttcaatatggaattatgatgggattgatgcATTTGAACAGATCGTAGAAGCGACAGAGAGTTTCGACGACAAATATTGCATCGGAATTGGAGGGTATGGAAAAGTTTATAAagcaaatctaccatcaggccaagtagtagctgtgaagaaacttCACCCATTCGAAGGTGGGGATCAATCcaatcaaagaagttttagaaatgAGATTCGAGCATTAACAGAAATCCGTCATCGCAACATTGTGAAGCTTTATGGTTTTTGTTCCCATGCTCAATTCTCATTTCTAGTCTATGAGTACATGGAAAGGGGAAGCTTGGCTAGCATTCTAAGCAATGACAGAGGAGCTACAGAGTTGGATTGGACTCTAAGGGTGAATATtattaaaggtgtggcccatgcaTTATCTTACATGCACCGTGATTGCACCCAGCCAATTGTCCATCGAGACCTATCAAGCAAAAACGTTCTGCTGAATTCGGAATTTGAGGCCTGTGTCTCTGACTTCGGCACTGCAAGATTGTTGATACCTGATTCATCCAATTGGACTACGCTCGCAGGCACTTACGGATACATCGCTCCAG AGCTTGCATTTACAATGAGGGTGACTGAAAAATGTGACGTATATAGCTTTGGTGTTGTGGCACTTGAAGTGATGATGGGAAGGCATCCTGGGGAGCTCATCTCTTTGTCATCACCAAGTGGACATGATACACTGCTAAAGGATTTGTTGGACCAACGTCTCTCGGATCCAACGACTGAGATTGTGCAGGAAGTCTTATTTGTGGTGTCCATGGCACTTTCATGCATTCGGCCAGATCCAAACTCTCGGCCAACCATGCACTACGTGGCTCAAGAGATATCTATTGGTCGGCCTTCCTCTCTTGGACCATTCCATGGACTTACATTACGTCAACTGATGGATCTCAAGGTATAG